AACCGGGAGCAACGTTCAAGCCCTTGTCATCGAGAATGATGTCGCCTACCTCGCCGACACGGCAGAGCGCTCGGGGCTCCATTTGGTGGATGTTTCCAACCCGGCTATTCCCTCCCTGGTCGGCTACTATCCCTGTTCCTTCCCTTGTGATCTCGAGCTGATCCATGGGCATGTCCTCATCGCAACCTACAATGAGAATTTGGAAGTGGCGCCCCTCGAATGCGGCGGCATCATCGATGTTGATGATTCGCAACCGGCATGGGCCGGTTTCGGCATGTCCATCCACCCCAATCCCAGCTTCGACCGCGTCTCGGTGCGCTTGGTGACGCCCGCAAAGGAGATGACTCGTTTGACGGTGCACGATGTTCAGGGCCGGCTCATCGACCAACTTCACTGGGGTCCGCTTGCCGCTGGAACGCACCACTTTCAATGGGATGGCCGGCGCCGTGATGGGAGGGCCATGCCGGTGGGTGTCTATTATCTGCGTTACCTATCCGGCAGGCTGTTGAAGAGTCAGTCTATTGTCTTGGTTCGGTGATTGTCCGTCAGACACTCACCTTAACGCGCCATGTCGGCCGAACCCGCATCAGGCAGAAAGAGAAGCAGGCCGTATGCAACCCCCAGCAGGCCCCAAACGATCCTTGTCTTTTGTCTGCTTTCTGATCATCTGGGTCTGCTCCTCACACTCCGGATCATGTCAAACCTATCACAATATGCCCACCAGGCTGCCGGCCGACTGGCCGGCCCGCTCCACAATGACCCCCGAGCGGGCCTTCAACCCGGCCCACCCACAGACTTATACTATTCACCACCCAGGCCTCTTCGATAAAACCAACGCCTGGGTGGTGCTGAGCCTGGGAACCGCCGCCTCTATCAGCCGGCGTTTCGAACGGGATAAAAGCATTCCACAAAGGATCGACCGTTCCGGTCTGGATTTCGTGATGGATTTCGCCGACCAGTACGGCGGCGGCGTGACGCTTGGCCTCACCGCGCTCGGATTCATGGCGCTGGGCGGGACGACAAGCAACCCACAGTTGACGCAAGCCGGCACGGAACTCACATCATCCCTTATGGCCGCCGCCGGAATAACCTGGGCCCTGAAAATCAGCTTCGATAGGCGACGGCCCAATGGCGGATCGTATTCCTTTCCCTCGGGCCATACTTCAACCGCTTTTGC
This window of the Candidatus Eisenbacteria bacterium genome carries:
- a CDS encoding phosphatase PAP2 family protein, whose translation is MPTRLPADWPARSTMTPERAFNPAHPQTYTIHHPGLFDKTNAWVVLSLGTAASISRRFERDKSIPQRIDRSGLDFVMDFADQYGGGVTLGLTALGFMALGGTTSNPQLTQAGTELTSSLMAAAGITWALKISFDRRRPNGGSYSFPSGHTSTAFAAAPVLYRNFGPLIGSAAYTMAVMTGISRMEDNKHYMTDVFAGAIIGIVAGRTLSYQSPIRLTAPKDGFGLGITYKFN